DNA from Daucus carota subsp. sativus chromosome 1, DH1 v3.0, whole genome shotgun sequence:
AAAGTGGAACTAACAATGATATAGGGGTGGTTGCTGGTGTCCAAGATGATCTTGTCTCTGACTCAAATATTGTGGAAAATGTTCTTGATGAGCAAGTAATCGCAGATGTCCAAGATTTGAAATTAACGGAAGATGGTGGCCAGTCAAATGCTGATGGTGAGCAGCGAGTTACTTTATCAGTGGAGGAGGTGGATACTCTTTTGGACAAGTGTCTTCTGCAAGCATTGCACACTACAGTTAAGGATAAAGATCTTCCTATGCCTGGAAGTACATTATGGTAACCATATTCCTGATAAAGTTTGTTAATTCTTCTTCCTGTTGTTTGTCCAGATACGAACATGCTCCAATCTTTATACacttttgattaaaattaatagTTAATCAAGTTTTTTGTTTCATTGCAAGTCAACTTTTACTTGAAACCTTCAGTTTTTGATTTCCTCGAGTAGTCTCAGTTTCTGGAACTCAACAAGCTGCAAGCTAAAACTGAACAAGTAGTAAATTCTGACTTACAAAATTTTAAGTCTCTCAGAAATATTTTGCTTACCAAATAATTAAGAGCAGGCGGAAAGGTTTTAAGTTTGGACTATTTTTGTCATATAAACTAATCCTGGGATGAGATTCTTCGTAGAGTACttattataatatcattatcatgAAGTTTCCCTGGTAGTTTCATTACTTGTGATTACTGATTCTAGCAAGTGATTATGCAAATGAAGAGTGTTAAGAATGCAGttttttatctgataacaaaaAGCATTGTTAAAGAATTTCTGTATATTAATGTAGTCCTCAAATAAAGTGCTTCAGTAATATGTTAAACTTTCTTTTTAAAGATAATTGGGCCActttatgtttaatttaatttttatataatttatggcGCTCTAAACAATTACCAGTTAACAACAATCGTTTTGCTAATAAGGACTAATCTTTAActctttttgctgaattttgtttttgttgtaggTCAAATCACGTGTTGCCTTGTAGGCCGGAAGGCATTACTCTGGATATTAAGAAGTCCTCATACAAAAAATTGTCCAAGTGGCTACAGTCTAAGTCTTCTTTAGGACTGGTATGTTTTGGCTGATCTGGATACTGTTTTTATACAATGTCCGTCTTTATTCATTAAAGAAAAGTTTGTACCTGTTCTCTCATAAAAAGCTTGGACGATgcaagtttaattttttttcctcctTTTAATACTCAAGTGTCTTATaatatgtttatgtttttgCAAAATTTTATGATCCAAGTTTCTCTCTGTAaagaatactccctccgtcccagtcatttgtatacaaatggctgggacacggagaccaataaattgtgtaaaaaatgagtaaagttagatgaaaagtgggtagaatggtgggacccattaatatttaataatagatttgagatagtggaggaaagtagtgagtgtaatagtgtttatattattatagaatagagatagtggaggaaagtagttgatgtaatgatattttatattataaaaatttactttttggaatgtatacaattgatgggacgtcctaaaaaggaaactgtatacaattgactgggacggagggagtaggttAATTATCGAAGTCATCACTCGTTGGGTCCAAATGTCAAGTGAGACACGCACTGCAAAAGTGACTCAGTTTAGTCACTGATCTGAAAATTGGTATTAAGGAGACCATCTGGCAATGATTAAATTGATACAAAAATTCTTTTCTCTAATGACCAAGctgatacaaaattttaaattagtgaCCAAGATGAGTCAATTTTGACTCAATTAATACATTTGGACCAAatgaatgataattttaatcATTAACCTGTGAAGACTATGACTTCTCTTAATATGCCTTATGAATTACATTATGCAAacgaaatataattttttttttttttttttatctacatAGTTTTAGTCTCCTTCTTTTAAACCTCTCTTCTATGTTTCCTAGTTCTGAAACATCATCCACGTTGTGTATCTAGATATCATTCCAGAACCTTTTGGAAAGCTTCCAGTATGTTGTGATTTGGATGTGATCACCACAAAGCGTTACCACACCTAATTGTTTATGGCTGTCGATGCAAATTAGTTGCATTACAAATTTTACAATCATCCAAATCTTCTTTGATTTATTCTGAACCCTTCCGCTGTCATCTCTGCTATCTGAGATAATATTGCAGTGTgaatttttgatgaaaattcTGATGTGGAAGAATCTTTATAGGATTAAGAGATATGtggaatttattattttgagattttgatGGCCTCACGGCCATTCTTTTGGGTGAAATTCGAATCATACCAAGACATGTATTGTTATAATATCAACCAAGccatttttattgtaaaatataaacttgtctaaatcatatataaatctGGAAAGTTGCTTGCTTCCGTCCGGAAATAATCTCTGTTTGTCACTAATTTAATATCCCTAATCATATATGTTGTATGAACAGATTTCGGTGAAAGAAGATAAACATAAAAAGGAAACTACACTGGTTGGTGTTAATCGCAAACATGCTGATTACACATCGTTCAAGCCAGAAAAAAGAAAGGCGGAGAAGATGGAACAAGTCACAAATCCAACTGCCAGTGAAGGAAGGGTGATACTGGAAGTTGAAGAGATCTATAAACCAAGTGTGCATGTCAATCCCATCTTTGCTTCTGTAGGAGCTGATACAGGAAAACTCTTTAGTGCATCAGAAGCAACTGACATAGTCTTTCAATACATAGAAAAGGAGAATCTGGTCAAACCCACCAATAAGTCTATAGTGGTTCTGGATGCAATACTATGTGATGCACTGTTCAAGGGAACTGTCAAGAAGGGAGGAACTTATCCAACAGAAATTCATAAAAAAGATTTAGGGAGTACATTTGTAAACCGAATGCAAGCGCATCATAGAGTGACAAGAGGAACTGAGTCGGCTGTACGTAAGGGTGGCCTCAAAACAATCCAAATTTTAACAGAACGAAGGCAAGGTAATAAGAAAGTTACAAAGTTCTCGGGATTTGAATCATTTTTGATTCATGCTGATGCATTGGCTTCAGAGCTTCAGAAAAAGTTTGCATGTAGTACATCTGTCGCAGAACTACCAGGTATGCCACCTAATAGTGGAGTTGGTATCCATCAAACTATATAGAATTTAATTTCAGTGTAGAATTTGCTAAATTGTCACAGTAATATCTTTtacttgtttaaaatttatatagttcACAGCTTCTTTCTTCATTTCTCGGTTGAATCACTATAAAAAGTGGTAGGCTGTACAACGGCTTGATATGTTTCAAGTGATTATCTGTAATTTTGTTGATTTCATGCAGATCTTGTTCTTGAATGCGTGTTATGATTTATTTAGTCATCAATAAgatatttcttttttgtttaaaatagaaatatacATAGAAATGATCCAATTGCTATGTATATATTTCCGAAGGACATAATTTCTTATATGTGTTGTGAGAGTTAATTTGTTTGCTGAGCTTTTGGCACTAAAAGCATTATATACTTTGTATGAGGATAATACATGCTCTTCTGAACCATAGGCTAAGGCTTTAAAGAGGTTTGTTTGATACAAttactatatatttaaaaaagttgGCACAAATATTTGGCATGTTGATTTGGTTTCTTGTGGTGGTTATACTTTCATGATCAGTTGGATGGGCATGGGAAAGGATTACAGGACAAAAATTATCATCACACGCATAACTTTATAAGCTTAAGAGTGAACCTTTTTTGCTGTTGTGACCAACTTGTGTTATCAAACAAGCATTATAATCTAGAAagctgtgtgtatatatttgggCTGATGTCTATATAAGAGAACCCATGGAATGCTCTTTAGGAGTGGCTACGATCTACACTTTCTAACGTGTTGGATTTATGTAGGATTAAATTTATTAGAGGTTAAGATGCATGAGCTGTTAATGTGTAGGGTGCTTATGAGTGGCGTCTCTGTCCTCTTTCAACCAGTTGAATTTGTGTAGGGTTGAAAGCAACATGAGTTTTGCATGTCTAGGGTGTTTAGGTGCACCATTAGCTTGGCGAAAACTTTATTGCAGCTATTTATGACTGTGCCTAAGAAGAGATGATTTAGTCTTACAAAGAAATGGGTTGAATATCTCTTTAGAGAGCCCTAACACATGGTCATAGAACttcatttgtaaatgattaTGTGCTAGATTAGAGAAGAAAAATGTTAAGGGAGAACTTTAGTTTGTATTACAATTCCATCCgtgtttttgttatttttatcgTCGTGGAACAGTTCTTTATAACAGGTGTTAGGTAGGTTTATTAAACTCAATAGGAATATGAAGTAGTTATTCAGAATGCTACGATATATTATGGTTGTAGTTTTTTCATTCCTCGTAAATTTATGCATAGATCTCTTCAATTCCAACTTATAATATAGAGGATGCAACACCTTACCTTTTTTGCAATGAGAGCAAGAATCAAGACAAATTTCTACAAGATGGCAATATCAGTATGACCAAATAAAATTAGTGAAAATCTTTAGATGCAATTGATTAATAAGTGTTTTCGTGGCCTATGGTTATGTGGATACTGATGGGTTTTTTTGGAAGGTACACCGATTAGTGTTGTTGCCACTTGTTGCTTAGTCTTACCATTCTTGTTGAAAGCATAGTGTGATATGTTTTTCCGTAATAGTAAATTGTAATTTAGTGTCATTATAGCTTTGTATTAACctattaaattatgttacagTGGATTCTTTCAATTCACAGAAATCTCTGCACCTAGCCAAATTTCCTCTCAAACAAAAATCTTACACAGGTTATATCTGAGATTTGGCCAAAGTTGTTGCACACCATATGATAGATATACAAAATCATTTTTGTCCTCGGGGCAAATGTTACTGGTGATTACTCCTCATAGTCTGACCTTTGTCTTCTTTTTTATGCAACAAACATGAGCGGATATTCCAACTGTCTGTTTGATCTTTTGTTTCAGTGGATAAAGCAGTTTGTTCCTTCTCGGTCCTTGATGTTAAGTGAACAGACTTTCATctgtgatttttattatttataattgtatGCATTTTAGTCGCCACAGCTGTCCCAGGTTCCATGATAGATTGCTTCTTTCCACACCTAAGAAACATGTATGGACGACACTAAATAGAGAAGGGAATTACTGTTGGAAGATAAAGTGTTAATAAACTCCTCATAGGAGGATTAAATATAATGAGATACAGATAATTTTAATGAGACAAAACATTAATCTTCTTCTAAAACATATTCTTGTTAAGCTGAAAAACTTCCTTTCCTCTATTTCTGTTCAGGTAAGAAGGGGCATGAGGTTTTAGTCCAAGGTGGTGTTATTGATGATCTGGCGAAACATCTAGTTCAGCAATATGGAATTCCAAAAAAATACATTGAAGTTCTCGACAAAACGAAGAGATGAGAGGTTTGTAATCTTTGTTGACATTTTCATTCTGTGTTTCTTATAATGGTGGTTTGCAATTAATATTGTCTAACTAATCCATTATGGCAATTTGGAGACGGGCTCTGGTCGTTGCTACTTGTTATGACTTAGGACTAGGTCTGGGTTTTCTAAAACATAGTACAAGTGCATGAAACAGAGAACAATTGCCGTCATTTATGGTCCTCATCTCATCATTAAGCATTTAGAATTTGGTTATCAATTACCTAAAGAATTGTCAACTTGTTGACTTGACTCTAATGCGTTAACTTATCTTTCTACTGTTGTTTGAGGTTTTGTGAACTTTGTACGTGAAATCTTGGTAAGCTATACACGCATCCCCCTTATCCCACCAACAGACTGATAATTCAGACTTGGGCAAAGAGTTGTTGGCATAATACAAGATAAAAGAACTTCGTTGATGTGTAATTAAGATTTCAGAAACTTACTTAATGAAAGTCTAGCTTTAGGGCATGGAAAAGAATTACTATTCTCAACCTGGGAAAGTAATCAAATTTCATTTCTTAGAAAAGCCAGGTCAATAATTGGTCTCCGTAGCTATCAGGCATGTGGCAGTTGAGTAGTGTCAAAAGGGATATTTATGTGATGTTGATGAGTATTTTTAGAGCATCATTCACAGGGAAGGACTGATATTAATACCAATTtcaagttttttgttttttacaaGAAGTATGGAGAATAGTTTGATGGTGTGTTATTATCTACCGACTAATctaatagataaataaaaaCGAGAAAATAAAGGTGAGAGAAAACAATTCAGgaattagagttcttcaatggctatGATGGATGTATAATTTGTTTCTTGCTAGAAACAATACTTCTACTGTTTGCCTACAATTATCCTTTAGGAGTCACTCTAATGGTCAGGTTATAGACTATTAAGAATCAAGGATTTTTAGTTGCACAATTCGCATATCAATCTCCAAATCTGATACTtaaattgtgtccatcatatcatgtaccAGAATTAAAATTCTCTCTCGATTCGTTATAATCTCTATGAATTCAACTACAGGTTAGCGACTCCCTTAATTGAATGAAGCGCTTTATGATAGAATAACACGgcaagagaaaacacaattaactaaacaaacataataagccTACCTAACCCTTGGATCAAGGGATTAGCTACTCGTGATAAGATAATACATATATCAATTAATAACGCAAATCATGAGTTCAAAAATTAGTGCAATGAATTAAGTAGCTTAGTGTAAGGCTTTTCCTTACAATTTAGTTGCTAAAGCTGGTAATACAGTTCGAGTTAAAACTCATCTTGGAATTAGAGGTGTTCCTCTAAAGACACAATAAAAGATGGAAGTGTTTTTTGATTTTCGGAACATTTGGATTTTTAAGCTCCGAGTCATAGAATCTGTAATGGCATTTAAAGCATGAGAGATGTACTGTCCTGCAGACAGCAGTTACGCCTATCTATAAACCTCAGAAAAGTCTCAACCTTGTTGTATTGTCATTCAGAACTGCCTCTAGGTGATATCCAAAAATTGTTTATCTATCTTGATAAATGTAACTTAATACTTGACAGTTTTTCACTTTTGCAGGGTTTTTGCTTTCTCCCCAGGAGCAGACGATTAAAAGATTAGCGATCAGATTGGTTTGTTCTAGCAAGGAGCTGCAACAGTTTTAGACATGTTGAGAAGCAGATGTTAAAGTCTTCTAACTTCTCAGCTTTTGAGACTGGGATAGATGAAAATTTTTTGATTACTATTTTCTATATTTCATATTCTATTGAATTTAAAGTTTCATAAAGCATGAGGAAAGACAAATTTTTCCGAAAGAAGATTTTGTGCTGACAAGTTTGATATCTAATATTCTTGGTTAGTGATTCTCTGATGTTCATCTGAGTATAACTTCAATTATTGTATCTGTTTGAAAGGGGGGAGGAGGGCAAAGAAAACTACTACTAGTCAGGAATTGAGAAGGAACATTGTAAATTCCTAAGCTACAACAGTGCGAATTCCGGGTGACTGGATCACCCTTGCAGTGGGGTTTCATGATCTGAGGCACGACAATCTCTTAGAACCACCCCCCAATCCGACCCAACCCAATCAACCAGACATCTCTTGGTAATAGTTGCCAATGTCCATACGCTTTCATTACCCTTTTATTTCTTTGCTTTCTCTTGATCTCTGTCCGAAAAAAAAAGTAAACAGAAACTATGTATGGGGAAATAGGAACTTGATTGCTGGATGCAAGCTGGTAATACTGTTTCAAGGAGGATTTTGCAGCAATTATTGTAAAAGTTGAAGGTGGCCTTGAGAAATTGGCTTTTTCTTGTGTAGGCATCTGACTTGATTTTGAGTTTCCATAACAATGAAGTGAATCATATCCACTTCTCGACCACCTTGTCAAACAAATGGacgcaaaaataaaataaaataaaagcatgcatcaaagaattttaaaaatttgtacaaGACTTCTACTAAagaattttctttcttttgtgtACTTTATTTATTGTGTTCATCATAGTGTTGGCTAATTTCCAAAATTTGTTGTGTTCGGCTGGGTCGAACACT
Protein-coding regions in this window:
- the LOC108221469 gene encoding uncharacterized protein LOC108221469, with the protein product MFKKLVEAKTHQRLSGADRKKLKRTIRDRFPNASDAHIDILIPPKVEITVAKYPNRVLVYGIENDVPIFFDVDGRGSQIFPSVYALWKVPELLPAFVLKGGEVSHYIIGGADLMYPGISIPPEGLPSHSAGEPWAVKVPGNQAPIAVGTTTMSSSEAVKAGLRGKALKICHYYRDLLWESAEKCYIPNGGFLDDVVLEDPSISFGGQGASSNEGEASITEESGTNNDIGVVAGVQDDLVSDSNIVENVLDEQVIADVQDLKLTEDGGQSNADGEQRVTLSVEEVDTLLDKCLLQALHTTVKDKDLPMPGSTLWSNHVLPCRPEGITLDIKKSSYKKLSKWLQSKSSLGLISVKEDKHKKETTLVGVNRKHADYTSFKPEKRKAEKMEQVTNPTASEGRVILEVEEIYKPSVHVNPIFASVGADTGKLFSASEATDIVFQYIEKENLVKPTNKSIVVLDAILCDALFKGTVKKGGTYPTEIHKKDLGSTFVNRMQAHHRVTRGTESAVRKGGLKTIQILTERRQGNKKVTKFSGFESFLIHADALASELQKKFACSTSVAELPGKKGHEVLVQGGVIDDLAKHLVQQYGIPKKYIEVLDKTKR